Proteins from a single region of Candidatus Rubrimentiphilum sp.:
- a CDS encoding glycoside hydrolase family 99-like domain-containing protein, with amino-acid sequence MFEFLTWESDRALLGDLIFRFETPGASPQVHDADFALYKNRQLLEQFSRFWSSTDFRPQRVFEIGIWDGGSTALWYEALRPEKLVAIDLLERGDSPYFRRYLDDRKLHERIVTRWGVNQADRATLLKIVDEDLGGKVDLVIDDGSHLYAPTRASFETLFPLLPAGGLYIIEDWAWEHWPEFQDPKNFWAGEESLKLLVDDLVAATGTSRTLIRRMAVHEGFVVIERGDGNERAQDFALADHIRRRSWRAGAPAAQNGKPQRAEDVKLFAFYLPQFHPIPENDRWWGEGFTEWTKVARGRKQYSDHYQPHVPERLGFYDLRLPETLLRQAALARSYGVTGFCYYYYSFGTKTLLDRPLREMLTSGEPDLPFCLCWANENWTRKWDGAERASLIEQRYGPELDGALIDEMIPYFLDRRYLRINGAPVLLVYKATDIPDPQAATARWRAAARRWGVPDLHLVAALTFGLKDPRPLGFDAAVEFPPHGDALSGDPYNATGVDANFSGQIFDYGATVEMQLGLPPRPFRTYRTAMAGWDNTARLAHRATVYHGASPETYEKWLRALVSEARLTDPAHRLVFVNAWNEWAEGAHLEPDRRFGTGYLEATQRALAP; translated from the coding sequence TTGTTCGAGTTCCTAACCTGGGAATCCGATCGCGCATTGCTGGGCGATTTGATCTTTCGCTTCGAGACGCCGGGCGCCAGCCCGCAGGTCCACGATGCCGATTTTGCGCTCTATAAGAATCGTCAACTCTTAGAGCAGTTTAGCCGCTTTTGGTCCTCGACGGACTTTCGTCCGCAACGCGTGTTCGAGATTGGGATTTGGGATGGCGGCAGCACGGCGCTTTGGTATGAAGCGCTCCGTCCTGAAAAGCTGGTCGCGATCGACCTGTTGGAGCGCGGTGACAGCCCGTATTTCCGCCGCTACCTGGACGACCGCAAACTGCACGAACGGATCGTCACGCGTTGGGGCGTCAACCAAGCTGACCGCGCGACCTTGCTAAAAATCGTTGACGAGGATCTCGGGGGCAAGGTTGACCTGGTCATCGACGATGGGTCTCACCTGTACGCGCCGACACGCGCGAGTTTCGAGACGCTCTTTCCGCTGTTACCGGCGGGCGGGCTCTATATCATCGAAGACTGGGCCTGGGAGCACTGGCCGGAATTTCAAGATCCCAAGAACTTTTGGGCCGGCGAAGAGTCCCTCAAACTCCTGGTCGACGATTTGGTTGCCGCGACGGGCACGTCGCGCACACTGATTCGTAGGATGGCGGTACACGAAGGCTTCGTCGTTATCGAACGCGGCGACGGTAACGAACGCGCGCAAGATTTCGCGCTCGCCGATCATATCCGCCGGCGCTCATGGCGTGCCGGCGCACCGGCCGCGCAGAACGGGAAACCGCAACGCGCCGAGGACGTGAAGCTCTTCGCCTTCTACCTTCCGCAGTTTCACCCCATCCCGGAAAACGATCGCTGGTGGGGCGAAGGCTTCACGGAGTGGACCAAAGTCGCGCGCGGCCGCAAACAGTATTCGGACCACTATCAACCACACGTTCCGGAACGCTTAGGATTTTATGATCTTCGCCTCCCGGAAACGCTCTTGCGACAAGCCGCGCTCGCGCGCAGTTACGGCGTCACTGGTTTTTGCTACTACTACTATTCATTCGGCACGAAAACGCTACTCGATCGCCCGCTTCGCGAGATGCTCACAAGCGGTGAACCCGACCTGCCGTTTTGCCTTTGCTGGGCGAACGAAAACTGGACGCGTAAATGGGATGGCGCGGAACGCGCATCCTTGATCGAGCAGCGATACGGTCCCGAACTCGACGGTGCTCTGATCGACGAAATGATTCCATACTTTCTGGACCGCCGTTATCTGCGGATCAATGGGGCGCCGGTCTTGCTCGTCTACAAAGCAACCGACATTCCCGATCCGCAAGCGGCCACTGCGCGCTGGCGAGCGGCGGCACGGCGCTGGGGCGTGCCGGACCTTCACTTAGTGGCCGCATTGACGTTCGGGCTGAAGGATCCACGGCCGCTCGGCTTCGATGCGGCAGTCGAGTTTCCGCCGCACGGTGATGCCCTCTCCGGCGATCCGTACAACGCGACAGGGGTCGATGCGAATTTCAGCGGACAAATTTTTGATTATGGCGCCACCGTCGAAATGCAGCTCGGCCTGCCGCCACGACCCTTTCGAACATATCGGACCGCGATGGCCGGCTGGGACAATACGGCGCGCCTTGCGCATCGCGCGACGGTCTATCACGGCGCAAGTCCCGAAACTTACGAGAAGTGGTTGCGCGCGCTCGTGAGCGAAGCGCGCCTTACAGACCCCGCGCATCGCCTCGTCTTCGTCAACGCTTGGAACGAATGGGCTGAAGGCGCGCATCTCGAGCCCGACCGGCGTTTCGGTACAGGTTATCTCGAAGCGACGCAGCGCGCACTCGCGCCGTAA
- a CDS encoding TylF/MycF/NovP-related O-methyltransferase, whose protein sequence is MARLRALYLDNMERILCNSIYPDPGLQFVSADGLDDAESLRREGRDWPIVAHTMIGLRRIHQLRSCVEQVLIDDVPGDLIETGVWRGGATIMMSAVLAAYGVSDRVVWVADSFRGLPAPNPDKYPHDEGLNFVDFAELSVSVEDVKANFRKYELLNDRVKFVEGWFSKTLHSIDAREFAVIRLDGDLYESTMDALTALYPRLSPGGFAIIDDYGAVAACKAATDDYRETNGIVEPVQTIDWTGVYWRKR, encoded by the coding sequence GTGGCACGACTTCGCGCTCTTTACCTCGACAACATGGAGCGCATTCTCTGCAATTCAATCTATCCGGACCCAGGTTTGCAATTCGTGAGTGCGGACGGTTTGGACGACGCTGAAAGCCTTCGTCGTGAAGGACGCGACTGGCCCATCGTCGCGCATACCATGATCGGACTCCGGCGCATTCATCAACTGCGCAGCTGTGTCGAACAGGTTTTGATCGACGACGTACCCGGTGATCTGATCGAGACGGGGGTCTGGCGTGGCGGCGCCACCATCATGATGAGTGCGGTTCTCGCAGCCTATGGAGTCTCCGATCGAGTCGTGTGGGTTGCGGATTCGTTTCGCGGCTTGCCGGCACCCAATCCCGATAAGTATCCACACGACGAGGGACTCAACTTTGTTGATTTTGCCGAGCTGTCCGTTTCCGTAGAAGACGTAAAGGCCAATTTTCGCAAGTACGAGCTGTTGAACGATCGCGTGAAGTTTGTCGAGGGTTGGTTCTCCAAAACGCTTCATAGTATTGACGCCCGTGAATTCGCAGTGATTCGCCTTGACGGTGATCTCTACGAGTCAACGATGGACGCCCTAACTGCTCTGTATCCGCGCCTGTCACCGGGAGGGTTTGCGATCATCGATGACTATGGTGCCGTAGCCGCTTGCAAAGCAGCGACTGATGACTACCGGGAGACGAACGGCATCGTAGAGCCCGTGCAAACGATTGACTGGACCGGTGTCTATTGGCGCAAGAGGTGA